One Deltaproteobacteria bacterium DNA window includes the following coding sequences:
- the rplJ gene encoding 50S ribosomal protein L10, translating into MAREEKTAVVDAFQEKFRSATMAVVTDYRGLSVGKMTQLRSDVREAAGEYKVAKNNLVRLAIRDTAYQALEDLLTGPNGWVFAYDDPVGLSKALVKFAEANEALTIKGAVLDGTLLEPAQVKGLATLPSLPELQAQLLSLMQAPASRLLRTIQEPGSQLVRLLDALKEGKE; encoded by the coding sequence GTGGCTCGAGAGGAAAAGACGGCGGTCGTCGACGCGTTTCAGGAGAAGTTCAGGAGCGCCACCATGGCGGTGGTGACCGACTATCGCGGTTTGTCCGTGGGCAAGATGACGCAGCTCCGGAGCGACGTCCGGGAAGCGGCCGGGGAGTACAAGGTCGCCAAGAACAACCTGGTGCGGCTGGCCATCCGGGACACCGCGTACCAGGCACTCGAAGACTTGCTGACCGGCCCCAACGGCTGGGTGTTCGCCTACGACGACCCGGTCGGTCTGTCGAAGGCGCTGGTCAAGTTTGCCGAGGCGAACGAGGCGCTGACCATCAAGGGCGCGGTCCTCGACGGGACCCTGCTCGAGCCGGCGCAAGTCAAGGGTCTGGCCACGCTGCCGAGCCTGCCGGAGCTGCAAGCGCAGTTGCTGTCGTTGATGCAGGCTCCGGCGAGCCGGCTGTTGCGCACGATCCAGGAGCCGGGAAGCCAGCTTGTCCGTCTCCTTGACGCTCTCAAGGAAGGCAAGGAGTAA
- the rplA gene encoding 50S ribosomal protein L1 gives MKTKGKKYQSVADKVDQARKYPLDEGIRIVKETATAKFDETVELSVRLGVDPRRADQNIRGSVGLPHGLGKPVRVLAFAKGEKEREAQEAGAEFVGNDDLIKKITEGWLDFDKVVATPDMMGAVGRIGKILGPRGLMPNPRSGTVAMEIGRAVTEIKAGRLEYRVDKAGIVHLPIGKVSFEADALLDNAKAVVGALVRAKPAAAKGTYIRSMAVAATMGPGVRIDPAEVRTMAI, from the coding sequence ATGAAAACGAAGGGCAAGAAGTACCAGAGTGTCGCCGACAAGGTGGACCAGGCGCGCAAGTATCCGCTGGACGAAGGCATCCGGATCGTCAAGGAAACCGCCACGGCGAAGTTCGATGAGACGGTCGAGCTGTCCGTGCGGCTCGGGGTCGATCCGCGGCGTGCCGACCAGAACATCCGCGGTTCCGTGGGGCTGCCCCACGGGCTCGGCAAGCCCGTGCGCGTGCTCGCCTTCGCCAAGGGCGAGAAGGAGCGCGAAGCGCAGGAAGCGGGCGCGGAGTTCGTCGGCAACGACGACCTGATCAAGAAGATCACCGAGGGGTGGTTGGACTTCGACAAGGTGGTGGCCACGCCCGACATGATGGGCGCGGTCGGCCGCATCGGCAAGATCCTGGGGCCGCGCGGACTCATGCCCAATCCGCGCTCGGGCACCGTCGCCATGGAGATCGGCAGGGCGGTGACGGAGATCAAGGCCGGCCGGCTCGAATACCGGGTGGACAAGGCGGGCATCGTCCATCTGCCCATCGGCAAGGTGTCGTTCGAGGCCGACGCGCTGCTGGACAACGCCAAGGCCGTCGTCGGGGCGCTGGTCCGGGCCAAGCCCGCCGCCGCCAAGGGCACCTACATCAGGAGCATGGCCGTGGCCGCGACCATGGGACCCGGGGTCAGGATCGACCCCGCGGAAGTCCGCACCATGGCGATCTAG
- the rpoB gene encoding DNA-directed RNA polymerase subunit beta produces the protein MPVQVANNVRLRRDFGRIKKIIDLPYLIEIQKNSYDLFLQRDVPEDQRQDIGLQAVFKSVFPIKDFNDTASLEYVNYSLGEPKYDVDECHERGMNFAAPLKVTVQLVLWDVDAQTGARSIRNVKEQEVYFGEVPLMTRNGTFMINGTERVIVSQLHRSPGVFFEHDKGKTHASGKFLYSARVIPYRGSWLDFEFDPRDILFVRIDRRRKFHVTVLLRALGMQPEELLNYFYKTDTVVCDAERPMLDVKPRQLAGLRATRDVRDPESNNLIVREGRRFTRAVLRQLDNAGIRQIPIAWEDVLGRVAAHDVVDPETNHVIVECNEAVTEEKLDQLRDSGVKRLELFFLDDADTGPYLRNTLLQDKMQSCDDALLEIYRRLRPGDPPTMETATTFFNNLFFSPERYDLSRVGRLKLNHRLKLDVPLEHGALRKEDILEVVRYLITLRNGNGSVDDIDHLGNRRVRPVGELVENHFRVGLVRMERAIKEKMSLQDIDTLMPQELINHKPVSAALKEFFGSSQLSQFLDQTNPLSEITHKRRLSALGPGGLTRERAGFEVRDVHPTHYGRVCPIETPEGPNIGLIASLSTYARVNEFGFIETPYREVGDGKVTDRIHYLSALEEEDHVIAQANAALDDEGGFTQDLVSARKAGEFVMARPEDVNFMDVSPNQLVSVAASLIPFLEHDDANRALMGSNMQRQAVPLLRTEAPLVGTGMERVVARDSGATVVSERGGVVESVDSTRIVIKADTPSGAYADTGVDIYGLVKYQRSNQNTCINQRPIVRVGDHVGEGDVVADGPSTEIGELALGRNLLVALMPWGGYNFEDSILISERVVKEDIYTSVHIEEFECVSRDTKLGPEEITRDIPNAGDEALADLDESGVIRIGAEVKPGDVLVGKITPKGETQLSPEEKLLRAIFGEKAGEVRDSSLKVPPGVEGTVINVRIFSRKGMPKDERTLLIENEEVARLGKDQHDQIRIVQENAVKRLKELLVGRRAGARLTDENRKVLIAKGDELTEELLQSIPLSFLADLKLEDPELESEAGRIIASTSAQVDSLKMRFEDKISRITSGDDLPPGMIKMVKVLVAIKRKLQVGDKMAGRHGNKGVISCILAEEDMPYLEDGTPVDMVLNPLGVPSRMNVGQILEAHLGWAARSLGRQIDVLLDQKSSELAVRLKDCLGQDESDKVALDSLPGTDVRRLADKYRQGVHLASPVFDGAREGEIFNLLKKADLPVTGQVTLYDGRNGEPFDEKVTVGVMYMMKLHHLVDDKIHARSTGPYSLVTQQPLGGKAQFGGQRLGEMEVWALEAYGAAYTLQEMLTVKSDDVAGRTRMYEGIFKGDHFLEPGLPESFNVMVKELQSLCLDLELVE, from the coding sequence ATGCCGGTCCAGGTGGCCAACAATGTGAGATTGCGCCGGGATTTCGGGCGGATCAAGAAGATCATCGATCTTCCTTACCTCATCGAGATCCAGAAGAACTCCTACGACCTTTTTCTGCAGCGGGACGTTCCGGAAGACCAGCGCCAGGACATCGGTCTGCAGGCGGTCTTCAAGTCCGTTTTCCCCATCAAGGACTTCAACGACACCGCTTCCCTGGAGTACGTCAACTACTCGCTGGGGGAGCCCAAGTACGACGTGGACGAGTGCCACGAGCGCGGCATGAACTTCGCCGCGCCCCTCAAGGTCACGGTGCAGCTCGTGCTATGGGACGTCGATGCCCAGACCGGCGCGCGCAGCATCCGTAACGTCAAGGAGCAGGAAGTCTACTTCGGTGAGGTGCCGTTGATGACGCGCAACGGCACGTTCATGATCAACGGCACCGAGCGCGTCATCGTGAGCCAGCTCCACCGCTCTCCCGGAGTCTTCTTCGAGCACGACAAGGGCAAGACCCACGCCAGCGGCAAGTTCCTCTACTCGGCCCGGGTCATCCCCTACCGGGGCTCCTGGCTCGACTTCGAGTTCGACCCGCGGGACATCCTCTTCGTGCGCATCGACCGCCGCCGGAAGTTCCACGTCACGGTTCTGCTGCGCGCCTTGGGAATGCAGCCCGAGGAGCTTCTCAACTACTTCTACAAGACCGACACGGTGGTGTGTGATGCCGAGCGCCCGATGCTCGACGTCAAGCCGCGCCAGCTCGCGGGGCTCAGGGCCACCCGCGACGTCAGGGATCCCGAGTCCAACAACCTGATCGTGCGCGAGGGCCGCCGCTTCACGCGCGCGGTCTTGCGCCAGTTGGACAACGCCGGCATCCGCCAGATCCCCATCGCCTGGGAAGATGTCCTGGGACGGGTGGCGGCTCACGATGTCGTCGACCCCGAGACCAACCACGTCATCGTCGAGTGCAACGAAGCCGTCACCGAGGAGAAGCTGGACCAGCTCCGGGACAGCGGCGTGAAGCGGCTGGAGCTGTTCTTTCTCGATGACGCGGATACGGGGCCGTACCTGCGCAATACGCTCCTGCAGGACAAGATGCAGTCCTGCGACGACGCGTTGCTGGAGATCTATCGGCGCCTGCGGCCCGGCGATCCCCCGACCATGGAGACCGCCACGACCTTCTTCAACAACCTGTTCTTCAGCCCGGAACGCTACGACCTGTCGAGGGTCGGGAGGCTGAAGCTCAATCACCGGCTCAAGCTGGACGTGCCTCTGGAGCACGGAGCGCTGCGCAAGGAAGACATCCTCGAGGTCGTCCGCTACCTGATCACCCTGAGGAACGGCAACGGCTCGGTGGACGACATCGACCACCTGGGGAACCGCCGCGTGAGGCCGGTGGGCGAGTTGGTGGAGAACCATTTCCGCGTCGGGCTGGTGCGGATGGAGCGGGCCATCAAGGAGAAGATGAGCCTCCAGGACATCGACACGCTCATGCCGCAGGAGCTGATCAACCACAAGCCGGTGTCCGCGGCGTTGAAGGAGTTCTTCGGCTCGAGCCAGTTGTCGCAGTTCCTGGACCAGACCAACCCGCTGTCCGAGATTACCCACAAGCGGCGGCTGTCGGCGCTCGGCCCCGGCGGGTTGACCCGGGAGCGGGCGGGTTTCGAGGTACGCGACGTCCATCCCACGCACTACGGCCGGGTGTGCCCCATCGAGACGCCGGAAGGACCCAACATCGGCCTCATCGCCTCCCTGTCCACCTATGCGCGGGTGAACGAGTTCGGCTTCATCGAGACGCCCTACCGGGAGGTGGGGGACGGCAAGGTCACCGACCGCATCCACTACCTTTCCGCCCTGGAGGAAGAGGACCACGTCATCGCCCAGGCCAATGCGGCCCTCGACGACGAGGGCGGGTTCACCCAGGACCTGGTGTCCGCGCGCAAGGCGGGCGAGTTCGTGATGGCCCGTCCGGAAGACGTCAACTTCATGGACGTGTCGCCCAACCAGCTCGTGAGCGTGGCGGCCTCGCTGATCCCGTTCCTCGAGCACGATGACGCCAACCGGGCCCTGATGGGCTCCAACATGCAGCGCCAGGCCGTGCCCCTGCTCCGTACGGAGGCGCCGCTGGTGGGTACGGGAATGGAGCGCGTCGTCGCCCGCGACTCCGGCGCCACGGTGGTGTCCGAGCGCGGCGGCGTCGTCGAGAGCGTCGACTCCACGCGCATCGTCATCAAGGCGGATACCCCCTCCGGCGCCTATGCCGACACGGGGGTGGACATCTACGGTCTGGTCAAGTACCAGCGCTCCAACCAGAACACCTGCATCAACCAGCGCCCCATCGTCCGTGTCGGCGATCACGTCGGCGAAGGGGACGTGGTCGCGGACGGGCCTTCCACCGAGATCGGAGAGCTCGCCCTGGGACGGAACCTGCTCGTGGCGCTGATGCCCTGGGGCGGCTACAACTTCGAGGACTCCATCCTGATCAGCGAGCGCGTGGTCAAGGAGGACATCTACACTTCGGTGCACATCGAGGAGTTCGAGTGCGTCTCCCGGGACACGAAGCTGGGGCCGGAGGAGATCACCCGGGACATCCCCAACGCGGGCGACGAGGCCCTCGCGGACCTGGACGAGAGCGGGGTGATCCGCATCGGCGCGGAGGTCAAGCCCGGCGACGTGCTCGTGGGCAAGATCACCCCCAAGGGGGAGACCCAGCTCTCGCCGGAGGAAAAGCTGCTGCGCGCGATCTTCGGCGAGAAGGCGGGAGAGGTGCGGGACTCGTCGCTCAAGGTTCCTCCCGGCGTCGAGGGCACGGTCATCAACGTGCGCATCTTCTCGCGCAAGGGCATGCCCAAGGACGAACGCACCCTGCTCATCGAGAACGAGGAGGTGGCGCGCCTCGGCAAGGACCAGCACGACCAGATCCGCATTGTCCAGGAGAACGCGGTCAAGCGCCTGAAGGAGTTGCTGGTGGGCCGCCGTGCCGGCGCGCGCCTGACCGATGAGAACCGGAAGGTGCTGATCGCCAAGGGAGACGAGCTGACGGAGGAGTTGCTGCAGAGCATTCCTCTCTCCTTCCTGGCGGACCTCAAGCTGGAGGACCCGGAGCTGGAGAGCGAGGCGGGCCGCATCATCGCGAGCACGTCGGCTCAGGTGGACTCTCTCAAGATGCGCTTCGAGGACAAGATCAGCCGCATCACCAGCGGAGACGATCTGCCTCCGGGCATGATCAAGATGGTCAAGGTCCTCGTCGCCATCAAGCGCAAGCTGCAGGTGGGCGACAAGATGGCCGGACGCCACGGCAACAAGGGCGTGATCTCGTGCATCCTGGCCGAAGAGGACATGCCGTATCTGGAGGACGGGACCCCGGTGGACATGGTGCTGAACCCCCTGGGGGTTCCCTCCCGCATGAACGTCGGGCAGATCCTGGAAGCCCATCTAGGCTGGGCCGCGCGCAGCCTCGGGCGCCAGATCGACGTGCTGCTCGACCAGAAGTCGTCCGAGCTCGCGGTCCGGCTGAAGGATTGCCTTGGCCAGGACGAGTCGGACAAGGTCGCCCTCGATTCCCTTCCGGGAACCGACGTACGCCGTCTGGCGGACAAGTACCGCCAAGGCGTTCATCTGGCCTCGCCCGTGTTCGACGGCGCGCGCGAGGGCGAGATCTTCAACCTCCTGAAGAAGGCGGACCTGCCGGTGACGGGCCAGGTCACGCTGTACGACGGGCGCAACGGCGAGCCTTTCGACGAAAAGGTGACCGTGGGCGTCATGTACATGATGAAGCTGCACCACTTGGTGGACGACAAGATCCACGCGCGTTCCACCGGCCCGTACTCGCTGGTGACCCAGCAGCCGTTGGGCGGCAAGGCCCAGTTCGGCGGGCAGCGGCTGGGGGAGATGGAGGTCTGGGCCCTGGAAGCGTACGGGGCCGCCTACACGCTGCAGGAAATGCTGACGGTCAAGTCCGACGACGTGGCCGGGCGCACGCGCATGTACGAGGGCATCTTCAAGGGCGATCACTTTCTCGAGCCGGGCTTGCCGGAATCCTTCAATGTCATGGTCAAGGAACTGCAGAGTCTGTGCCTCGACCTGGAGTTGGTGGAGTAA
- the rplL gene encoding 50S ribosomal protein L7/L12, producing the protein MNREQVKDFIKNMSLMEAASLVKELEEELGVSAAAPVAMAAAPAAAAEVEEKTEFDAVLTSSGEKKIQVIKVVREITGLGLKEAKDLVDGAPKNVKEGVSKDEAEEIKTKIEEVGGSVEVK; encoded by the coding sequence GTGAATCGGGAGCAAGTCAAGGACTTCATCAAGAACATGTCTTTGATGGAGGCCGCGAGTCTGGTCAAGGAGTTGGAAGAGGAGCTCGGGGTGAGCGCGGCGGCTCCGGTGGCCATGGCCGCGGCGCCGGCGGCGGCCGCCGAAGTCGAGGAAAAGACCGAGTTCGACGCGGTGCTGACCAGTTCCGGCGAGAAGAAGATCCAGGTCATCAAGGTGGTCCGGGAGATCACCGGCCTGGGCCTGAAGGAGGCCAAGGACCTCGTGGACGGGGCGCCGAAGAACGTCAAGGAAGGCGTGTCGAAGGACGAGGCCGAAGAGATCAAGACGAAGATCGAGGAGGTCGGAGGCAGCGTCGAGGTCAAGTAG